Within the Nitrososphaerota archaeon genome, the region ATCTATTCATTTTTTATGTATAATAAGGATAATATTAAATTTTTTACCTCTATTTTTTAAATCTTCAGCATTTAAATATTTTAAAAAACATTATTTTTTCATATCGTAATTTTTACCTATTAACTTAGCTTTTTTATAAGCATTTATTAAAAACGAATTTAAATAAATTCTAATTTTATTCATCTTTTTTTTATAAAAAATTGTTTAAACATCTGCTACTTTCTTTTTAAAAAAAAAGAATTCTAAATCATTACTTAAAATTTAAATAATCGTTTATTTTTTTATTATTGACTATTTTTGAGTTTAATTAAGAATTTAAATAAAAAAGAAAAAATACTAATTATAATATTACCATTAATTTTCTTTTCAATTCCATTCCCATTAATTCAACAAAATAAAGGAAACATCGAATTTATCGTTAATCAAGATGGAATCATAGATGCAAATGTTGATATATTAGAAATCCCATTCCCTTCTCAAATAAAAATACCATCTATAATCTCTTCCTTCCAAATTCTATTAAATATCGATTATAATGAAGCTAAAAATGAAAGTATAATAGATGAAAGTTTAACTTTAAATATAAATAAAAGTGCTTTAATCGAATTTCCAATAGAAGAAATTAGAATTAGTTTTTCAGGAAATGATATAGCAACTTCAGGTTTTATTTCAATGAATATTACAGCAACACCTTATATGCCTCTTAAATTTTTATACATAGAATCTGAAACATTTTTTGATAAATCAACAAATATTACTACAATAAATATAAAGCCATCTTCTTATGTTACAATAATTTATACTGAGCAACTTAGAAAAGAAATGATTCCACTTGCTATAATGATGCTTAGAAATCAAATTGAAGAAATGAAGAAAACTATATGGGAAAACACGAATGAAACCATTGAAATAATAAGCGTTGATATAAAAGATCCAGAACTTTTCGAAGAATATGCAAAAATATCATTTTCAGCTATTATAAAAATTCATCCAAAAATATATCAAATATATCAAATTCCAGAAACATTAGAATATCAAACGAGAATAGAAAATTTAACTAAAATTATTCAAAAACTTAGAGGAATTGATACTAAAAATAAATTGAAAAATATAAACTTCGACTTCCTTTTTTCAAAAAATAAATATGTATTTCTAATTAAAATTAAAGCATTTTCAGAAGGAAATGTAAATGTAGCAATAAATAGAATAATGAAAGTTATTAATGAAATAATAAAAGAAGAAAATCCAAAAGCTGCAACAATTCTTGCCCCTCTTTTAGAAGAAACCGAATTTTATATAAAAAGAATGAATTTTTCAATTGAAGGAATAAATGAAAAATTTAGATTAACATTTAAAAATTTAAGATTCAAACCAAAAATGCAAGGAACACAAGAAGAATTCTATTTCTCAGATTTTGTAATTGCAGCTAGTACACTTTTAAATAAAACAATATTAAATGAAACAATAAAAGATGTTAATTTCACTATCAAAGGTAATGGAGTAAAAATATCAACTACTGAAGGTATGCCTACCCCTATATCAATTTCATTAGATAGTGTAACATGGAATGAATTTAATATTAGAAATCTATACTTTTTAAGATTTTCAAAAATAGCTACAACGACTACAACTACAGCACCAATTACTATAACAGAATTACCAATATCCATCATCATATTAATTTTAATAATAATCATAGTTATAATAATAAGCATATTTTTCTTTATGAAAAGAAAGAAATCTATGTAACAAATTTAAAAAATCGATAAACAATCTTAAATTTTCCCTATTTTTCATAAATAGCTTTATCTTAAAAAATAAATTAGTAAGAATTTGTAAAATATAAAATACTCCTTTATTGATTATTATAATAGGTTTTAGTATATGGAAGTAAAAATCATAGAAAAAGCAAGTAGGAAATGGTTAATTTTATGCATTGTTTTAATCTCTACGATTGGAATTCAAACAATCTTTTACTTTAATCTACAATTGAACTATAAAAATTTAAATATAAAATATAATGATTTATCCCAATCATACTTAACTCTTGAAAATAATTATACTAAATTATCTAAAGATTATGAAACTTTGCAAAATTCTCATAAATTATTACAAATAGAATACGATTCATTGCGATCAAATTATACATTATTAGAAACTAACTATAATTCTTTACTATTAAAATATGGATCTTTAATGAATGATTATGACCTCTTAAAAACTAACTATAATGTTTTAAAGTTAAATTATGATGCATTAGAAATGGATTATAATTCACTTAAGAATAATTATGATATTTTAGAAAATAACTACAATTCTTTAAAATTTGAATTTGATACACTAAAATTAAAATGGGATAAAATATTTGAAAGAGCTCCAGAAAATCATACTGCTACAACATTCATTTATTATACAAATTTTGGAGAAGATTTTCATATAATGAATATTTACATACCTTATGATACTTATAAATACTATCATGAAGATGCTCCTCATCCTGTTATTTATAAAGGTAAAGAAGAAGAAATAAAAGTCTACATAACACCTAATGAACCAATAATTAAAGAAATAGTTTCTATAATTAAAAATCAATGTAGAAGTGAAGAAGAATTAGCAAATGCTTTGCTAGATTTTGTTCAAGATAAATCTTATGCTTTAAGCAATAGATATTATTATACTTTAGAATTTAAATATCCTATAGAAACTTTAGTAGAAATGGGTGGAGATTGTGATACACACGCAATTTTATATGCAACATTACTTAAAGCAGCTGGTTTTAAAGTTCTTATTTTAATTTCATTTGAAGAAAAGCATGCAGCTGTTGCAGTTCATCTTACAAATCCACCAACTCATAATATTCAAGAAAGCTATTGGTTTTTTACTTATGAAGGAGAAGAGTACTATTTTGCTGAAACAACAGGTTGGGGTTGGAGAGTAGGAGATTGCCCGCCTAATTTAAAGGAAGTAAAATTCATTCTTATTTCAGTATAAGGATTAAAAAACTATAGTAATATAGCTTTTAATCTTCTTTTAACATTATTGAAGATGTTTTAGCTAACATTTTTAGGTACCATTATAAGGTATATATAATATAAAGATTTATAAGATACCATTAAAGTATATTTGGTATTATGGTAGTACAAGTAAATGTAAAACTTGATGAAAAGATTTTAAAAGAATTGGAAGAATTATTAAAGAAAAAATATGTTAAAACAAAAAGAGAAGCTTTTGAAAAAGCTTTACTTTTATTAATAAGATCTTATAAAGCATCAGAAATTATAGAGAAAATGAATACGATAAGAGAAAGTACTGAAGAAAAACCTAGTGTAACAAAAGCTTTAATCGAATCTCATGAAGAAGAAAATTCAAAATAAATAAAAATAAACTTATTTTTTTAAAAGTGAAATTTTTAATGAAAAATAAAATCGTTGCTGATTCTTCAATAATAGTTAAATGGTTTAAAAAAGGAGAAGAATTTGAAGAAGAAGCATTAAAGTTTAGAGATGATGTATTTTCATCAACGATAGAAGTAACAATTTGTGAATTAATGCCTCTTGAAGTTTGTCGAGCACTTATAAAAGCTGGATATTCATCTAAAAAAGTTAATGAAGCTTATCATACATTAATTGAAATGATTGAGCTTGGCTTCCTAAAACCTATTTCGATAGAAAAATTAAGAGATTTAGCTAAAGAATTGATTGTAATATTAAATCTTTATGTTATTGATGCACTTATGCTTGCTACAGCAATTTCTAATTCTTTAAATCTCTTAACTGAAGATACACATTTATTAAAAAACGAAGTTAAAGAATTTATGAAAAAGAAAGGATTAAAAATCATTACTCTAAAAGATTTTTATAGTAATAAATATTGAAATATTGTTACGATTAAAATTTTCTTAAATTCTATAATGATGTGATTATGAGGAAATTAACTTAATTATGTTATTTACATGGAATTTTTTCATAAAAATTCTTCTTATTTCTTCTTCTGGAAATCCATACTTAGAATCTAAGTAAAAATATAAATCTAATATTGGAGAATCATATACATATAAATCAAATTTTTTTTATTTTTCTTTTTCCTATTAAAGTATATTTTCCAAAAGAAAACAATTATAAATATTAAAATATCCCTTTTTAGGAATAAATTATCATAATGTTAAAAAATGATTTTTTTATAGAAGAAAAAAATAAATTTAATATTTCAATTCTTTTACCAGCGTCTTTTACTATTGAAACTCCTCATTTAAGAGAAAAAACTTTTAGAATAGGTTTTATTGCAAGAGCATTAGCAACTTATAGAATTGGAACAATTATTTTCTATCCTGAAAATAAAAAAATTTCAAAAATTGAAAAAGAAAATTTTAATATTATAAAGAAAATATTAGACTATATTAATACTGCTCCATATCTTAGAAAATTCTTATTTAAAATTTCTCCAGAACTTAAATATGCTAGTTTACTTCCTCCTCTTCAAATTCCTACTCATGCAGAAAAAATAAATCTTGAAAATATTATTCCTCATTATAGACAAGGCTTAGTTATTAAAACTGGAAAAAATAGTATTATTGAAGCTGGATTAGAAAAAAAGATTATATCAAGAAAAAAACTTAAGAAAAATAAAAGAGTAATAATTAAAATAGATAAATCTGAAAAAGGTTTTAAATTTAAAATTCTTTCAAGAAAAAAAGCAAACGTATATGATGGTTTTAGAACTTATCTTTATGAAGGAGATTTGAAAAAGCTTATTGAAAGCTTTGATTTATCAATTGCTACTTCAAAATATGGCTCATCTATAATTAATTTAATGAATGATTTAAGTAAAAAATTAAAAGAAGCAAATAGGATTTGTATAGCATTTGGCCCAGCTAAATATGGATTATATGAAGTTTTTAAAAATCATGGTTATAATTTAGAAGAAATTTTCGATTATATAATAAATATTGCTCCAAATCAAGGAGTAAAAACAATAAGAACTGAAGAAGCTTTATATTATACTCTTTCAATTATTAATATATTAGCAAATTTATAATATTTAATGAAAACTTAATATTTCTCCATTTTTCTGCATAAAAATATACCGGTGGAAAATCTATGGGTCATAGAAAACAATCTAGACCAAGGCATGGCTCTTTAGCATATTTGCCTAGAGGTAGAGCTTCTAGAATAATTCCTAGAATTAAATATTGGCCTCCATATGATAAAGAAACTAAACCATTAGCTTTTGTATGTTTTAAAGCAGGTTTAACAAGTGCTTTTATTATAGATAATACTCCTAATTCTCCTACTTATGGTACTGAAATAATGGTTCCAGTAACAGTTTTAGCAGCTCCTCCAATGTTTGTTGCTGGAATAGTTTTTTATGAAAAAAATGAAGATGGAACATTAAAAACATTATCTACTATTTGGAGTGAAAAAACTCCTGAAAATATACGTAGGCTTCATCCTTCTTTTAAACCAAATCAAGATAAATTAAATAATATTGAAAAAATTATTGATAGAATTTATGAAGTTAGATTATTAATGATGACTCAACCATACTTAATTGGTTTATCAAAAAAGCCTAGATTAATTGAAGTAAAAGTTGGTGGAAAAAATATAAAAGATTGCATAAATTATGCAATAAAAAAATTAGGATCAGAAATAAGTATTAAAGAAGTATTTAAAAAAGGAGATTTTGTTGATGTAATAGCAGTATCTAAAGGTAAAGGTTTTCAAGGAGTTGTAAAAAGGTATAGAGTAAAACTTCAACCTAGAAAATCTAGAAAAATGAAAAGAGCTGTAGCATCAATTGGACCATGGCATCCTGCATATGTAATGTATACTGTTCCAAGATCAGGACAAATGGGTTATCATAGAAGAACAGAATTTAATAAAGAAATATTAGATATAGAAGAAGATGGAAGTAAATATACTCCTAAAGGTGGATGGAAACATTTTGGAATAATTAAAACAACTGCAGTATTAATTAAAGGAACTATTCCAGGAACACAAAAAAGGCCAATAATTTTAAGAATTCCAGCAAAACCACCAAAAATAGAAATTAAAGAAAAGCAAATAACATTTATTAAGGTGTAATTAATATGCTATCAACAATAGAGCTTCTTAAGAATGAAACTCCAAAAAAGAAAATAAATGTATTAGATTTAGAAGGAAAAAAGATTAAAACAATTCCTTTACCAAAAATTTTCTTAATTCCATATAGGCCAGACCTTGTAAAAAGAGCTTTTCTTTTTATGCAAACATCAAAATTTCAACCAAAAGGTGCATCAAAGCTTTCAGGACATAAATATTCTGTTGAATCTTTTGGAGCTGGATATGGTATGGCTAGAGTAGCAAGAATAAAAGGAGGTGGAGTAAAAAGAATGAGTGCTGCATTTGTTCCTTCTGCAGTAGGAGGAAGGCCAACTCATCCACCAAAACCAGAGAAAAAAATAAAGAAAAAATTGAATAAAATGGAGAAAATTTTAGCTCTTTTATCTGCAATATCAATGTCTGGAAATCCTGAAATAGTTTCAAAAAGAGGACATAAAATAGGTAAATTAAAACTTCCAATAGTATTAACAGACGAAATTCAATCTATTAAAAAATCAAGTGAGCTTAAAAAAATACTTGAAAAAATAGGATTAAAAGAAGAACTTGAAAGATGTAGTAAAAAGAATATAAGAGCTGGAAAAGGTAAAAGAAGAGGTAGAAGATATAAAAGAAGAGTAGGTCCATTAATAATTGTATCAAAAGATGATGGAATAATAAAAGCTGCATCAAATATTCCTGGTTTAGAAGCAATAACATTAGATGAATTAAATATATTGCATTT harbors:
- a CDS encoding 50S ribosomal protein L3 — translated: MGHRKQSRPRHGSLAYLPRGRASRIIPRIKYWPPYDKETKPLAFVCFKAGLTSAFIIDNTPNSPTYGTEIMVPVTVLAAPPMFVAGIVFYEKNEDGTLKTLSTIWSEKTPENIRRLHPSFKPNQDKLNNIEKIIDRIYEVRLLMMTQPYLIGLSKKPRLIEVKVGGKNIKDCINYAIKKLGSEISIKEVFKKGDFVDVIAVSKGKGFQGVVKRYRVKLQPRKSRKMKRAVASIGPWHPAYVMYTVPRSGQMGYHRRTEFNKEILDIEEDGSKYTPKGGWKHFGIIKTTAVLIKGTIPGTQKRPIILRIPAKPPKIEIKEKQITFIKV
- a CDS encoding RNA methyltransferase, whose amino-acid sequence is MLKNDFFIEEKNKFNISILLPASFTIETPHLREKTFRIGFIARALATYRIGTIIFYPENKKISKIEKENFNIIKKILDYINTAPYLRKFLFKISPELKYASLLPPLQIPTHAEKINLENIIPHYRQGLVIKTGKNSIIEAGLEKKIISRKKLKKNKRVIIKIDKSEKGFKFKILSRKKANVYDGFRTYLYEGDLKKLIESFDLSIATSKYGSSIINLMNDLSKKLKEANRICIAFGPAKYGLYEVFKNHGYNLEEIFDYIINIAPNQGVKTIRTEEALYYTLSIINILANL
- the rpl4p gene encoding 50S ribosomal protein L4, whose protein sequence is MLSTIELLKNETPKKKINVLDLEGKKIKTIPLPKIFLIPYRPDLVKRAFLFMQTSKFQPKGASKLSGHKYSVESFGAGYGMARVARIKGGGVKRMSAAFVPSAVGGRPTHPPKPEKKIKKKLNKMEKILALLSAISMSGNPEIVSKRGHKIGKLKLPIVLTDEIQSIKKSSELKKILEKIGLKEELERCSKKNIRAGKGKRRGRRYKRRVGPLIIVSKDDGIIKAASNIPGLEAITLDELNILHLAPGAHPIRLIIWSESAISNIDKMLEKLK
- a CDS encoding PIN domain-containing protein — encoded protein: MKNKIVADSSIIVKWFKKGEEFEEEALKFRDDVFSSTIEVTICELMPLEVCRALIKAGYSSKKVNEAYHTLIEMIELGFLKPISIEKLRDLAKELIVILNLYVIDALMLATAISNSLNLLTEDTHLLKNEVKEFMKKKGLKIITLKDFYSNKY